One Trichoplusia ni isolate ovarian cell line Hi5 chromosome 6, tn1, whole genome shotgun sequence DNA segment encodes these proteins:
- the LOC113494980 gene encoding zinc finger protein 626-like, producing MISDKCRICLKIRKNLRSIYEKKDDTTYAYMMTSIANVKIRPEDEINDKLCYSCCKKLTEAYDFKVLIEDAEITLQEASNLKRISFRDINDIKIKIEIELDSKPLPPVQQLPAELFKDGSQSIAYNNTVIKKIEPVHTDKTSLSVNEFLNSIKTESDNDHDYHDYDIGVDEYGQDSGSDYSLENDLKSRKLKKKKARIGITKNKKNKTTGKPKSNSKNWTKYPSMKPIKPKFIDDLRLARTEATQRLSRKPRKKACTKLNVCPYCGKLSKSINSHILLHTAERKFKCDKCDKAFFSAPTLTEHKKKHNPNRTFKCDQCIAAFNCKGSLKSHMAVHRDEKKHVCDICSKAFKRKAILTRHMMIHNFGNKPIQCELCPMTFITKYNLRHHLRVHTGERPFKCEICSQPYSYKHDFNRHCFKKHGVFLKRRSVYVMNEEVLQQEKAIMRDLVLRAHGVIKGGVVENPFEGPQAALAFEQAMKAIESNKIPITY from the exons ATGATATCGGACAAATGTCGTATATGTTTAAAGATTCGCAAAAACTTGCGttcaatatatgaaaaaaaagatgATACTACTTATGCTTACATGATGACTTCTATTGCTAATGTGAAG ATACGACCTGAAGACGagataaatgataaattatgttattcatGTTGTAAAAAGCTCACTGAAGCTTatgattttaaagttttaatagaaga TGCTGAAATTACTCTACAAGAAGCTTCAAACTTAAAAAGAATTAGTTTTAGGGacataaatgacattaaaattaagattgAAATAGAATTGGATAGTAAACCTTTACCTCCTGTGCAACAACTACCTGCAGAATTATTTAAAGATGGCTCCCAAAGTATAGCTTACAACAACactgttataaagaaaattgaaCCTGTGCATACTGATAAAACATCACTTTCAGTCAATGAATttcttaattcaattaaaactgaatcTGACAATGATCATGACTAT cATGATTATGACATAGGTGTTGATGAATATGGCCAAGACTCGGGGAGTGACTACAGTTtggaaaatgatttaaaatctcgtaaattaaaaaaaaagaaagccAGAATAGgcataacaaaaaacaaaa aaaacaaaactaCTGGAAAACCTAAAAGTAATAGTAAAAATTGGACAAAATATCCTAGCATGAAACCAATCAAGCCCAAGTTTATAGATGACCTCAGGTTAGCTCGTACAGAAGCTACCCAAAGATTGTCTCGGAAGCCAAGGAAAAAGGCATGTACAAAACTAAATGTTTGTCCGTATTGTGGCAAACTATCTAAGTCCATAAACTCACACATTTTACTACACACAG ctgaaagaaaatttaaatgtgaTAAGTGTGACAAAGCATTCTTTTCGGCTCCTACTTTAACTGAGCATAAGAAAAAGCATAATCCGAACAGAACTTTTAAATGTGATCAATGTATTGCAGCTTTCAATTGTAAAGGTAGTTTGAAAAG TCACATGGCAGTTCATCGTGATGAGAAAAAACACGTCTGTGATATATGTAGCAAAGCTTTTAAGAGg aaagcTATACTGACACGGCATATGATGATTCATAATTTTGGAAACAAACCTATTCAATGTGAATTATGTCCTATGACATTTATAACAAAGTATAATCTGCGCCATCACTTGCGAGTCCATACTGGCGAGCGACCCTTCAAATGCGAG ATCTGCTCACAACCATACAGTTATAAACACGACTTCAACCGGCACTGCTTCAAAAAGCATGGCGTATTCTTGAAACGAAGATCTGTATACGTAATGAACGAGGAGGTTTTACAACAAGAGAAGGCCATTATGAGAGATTTAGTGCTTAGAGCTCACGGCGTTATAAAAGGCGGTGTAGTAGAAAATCCTTTCGAAGGACCCCAAGCGGCATTAGCCTTTGAACAGGCGATGAAAGCCATAGAATCTAATAAAATCCCTATCACCTACTAG
- the LOC113495167 gene encoding prothoracicotropic hormone-like, with protein FKITRPLVFVIVCFGLFILIQSLVPKVMALKQSNVDEYMLEDQRTRKRKNYVVRLARDGEILDNAGSLGNDYGTDFIKPDPSNPEELSAFIVDYANMIRNDVILLDNSVETRTRKRGNIKVKKFNQAIPDPPCSCQYNKTTKDLGEDVYPRYVETRNCNGSQKTCLPPYICKENLYELIVIRRREWSKQESLELPHELKLKWVAEKRPVSVGCVCTRDYIFEN; from the exons tttaagattactCGACCGCTCGTTTTCGTAATAGTATGTTTTGgacttttcattttaattcaatcaTTAGTCCCTAAAGTGATGGCCTTAAAACAATCTAACGTTGACGAGTATATGCTAGAAGACCAAAGAACTCGCAAAAGAAAGAATTACGTCGTGCGATTAGCCAGGGACGGTGAAATACTAGACAATGCAGGCAGTCTAGGCAATGACTATGGCACAGATTTTATAAAACCGGATCCTTCGAACCCGGAAGAACTATCGGCATTCATAGTGGACTATGCCAATATGATACGCAATGATGTCATTTTATTGGACAACTCCGTGGAAACAAGGACTCGAAAAAGGGGTAACATTAAAGTTAAGAAGTTTAAC caAGCTATACCGGACCCTCCTTGTAGCTGCCAATACAAC AAAACTACAAAAGATTTGGGTGAGGACGTATATCCGCGTTACGTTGAGACCAGAAATTGCAACGGTTCGCAAAAAACCTGTCTACCGCCGTACATTtgcaaggaaaacttatacgaa ctaatAGTAATAAGAAGACGAGAATGGTCAAAGCAAGAATCTTTGGAACTACCTCacgaattgaaattgaaatgggTTGCTGAAAAACGTCCAGTGAGCGTCGGATGCGTGTGCACCCGAGactacatttttgaaaattaa
- the LOC113494983 gene encoding zinc finger protein 436-like isoform X1, which yields MLDPIDTIDMKSCRICLTNNKPLCPLFRYKLSGNYAEMLTAIADVKVSSNDGLPEKICLKCCLTLEKAYLLKTVAERSDKKLRKILAKERESVPTKKIAFDSFTDIKSEIGPLTIKSEPKWEMEIEVPEGSKPVETMDGKDIVIANTVIRKVDPNAEEIKFDNSSDDVQLTWKTTKTSINAKQDPDIEYLDDNVFQDDDVYQDDDDDDYIPPVEKPKTKFKKPKLSDIKVFKGKTVVRTVKLVKKSKDSYDDDDTGRSRDENKTRSTTITCYPIMKNGSRGSPILLKRPKDATVLKVHTGYKSKVPGSSDGSKGLRRDKPVRMVRTAVSKQREKLVCPVCGILTYTLGNHIATHQEKKRYTCSQCPRSFAQKSNLLVHAKQHTGVKDHICEICGAGFYSQKSLVRHNLIHKGDRPFSCNLCTKRFIARCDLNRHLRIHSGYKPFKCNTCTMSFNAKHQLQNHERMHTGERPYTCQVCNVAFSYKVNLNNHVSKVHGINLKFKSIHTVTEDVLRREMGMVNETRVAISHIMPQLGEVPTPAAHETVLSLS from the exons ATGCTAGACCCAATTGATACTATCGACATGAAATCATGTCGAATATGCTTGACAAACAACAAACCATTATGTCCCCTTTTCAGATATAAATTGTCTGGTAATTATGCTGAAATGCTTACAGCGATTGCCGACGTAAAG GTGTCATCAAATGATGGCTTGCCAGAAAAGATTTGCCTTAAATGCTGCCTTACTTTGGAAAAGGCATACCTACTTAAAACAGTGGCTGAAAG gTCAGATAAAAAGCTAAGAAAAATTTTGGCCAAGGAAAGAGAGAGTGTCCCAACCAAGAAAATCGCATTTGACTCTTTCACTGACATCAAAAGTGAAATTGGACCTCTGACAATAAAGTCTGAACCAAAATGGGAAATGGAAATAGAGGTACCAGAGGGAAGCAAGCCAGTTGAGACCATGGACGGAAAAGATATTGTCATTGCCAACACAGTCATAAGAAAAGTAGATCCAAATGCAGAAGagattaaatttgataataGTAGTGATGATGTTCAGCTTACATGGAAAACTACTAAGACTAGTATTAATGCCAAACAAGATCCAgat ATTGAATACCTAGACGACAATGTATTTCAAGATGATGATGTATATCaagacgatgatgatgatgactataTTCCACCAGTTGAAAAACCCAAGACTAAATTCAAAAAACCAAAACTGTCTGATATAAAAGTGTTTAAAGGAAAAACTGTTGTAAGAACAGTGAAATTGGTAAAGAAATCTAAGGATagttatgatgatgatgatacaggCAGGTCAAGggatgaaaacaaaacaagatcTACTACAATTACTTGCT ACCCTATAATGAAAAATGGTTCTAGAGGTTCACCTATACTTTTAAAGCGGCCAAAAGATGCAACTGTATTAAAGGTTCATACTGGATACAAAAGCAAAGTGCCTGGATCATCTGATGGTAGTAAAGGTTTACGTAGGGACAAGCCTGTGAGAATGGTGCGGACTGCTGTCAGTAAACAGAGAGAGAAACTTGTGTGCCCTGTGTGTGGCATTCTTACTTACACATTGGGCAATCATATAGCCACTCACCAAG AGAAAAAGAGATACACTTGTTCACAATGTCCAAGGTCCTTTGCTCAAAAGAGTAATTTACTAGTACATGCAAAGCAACACACAGGGGTCAAAGACCATATTTGTGAAATATGTGGTGCTGGCTTCTATAGTCAGAAATCTTTGGTTAG acataatttaattcataaaggAGACAGACCATTTTCCTGTAATTTGTGTACAAAGAGATTTATTGCt CGTTGTGATCTGAATCGGCACCTGCGTATACATTCGGGTTACAAACCATTCAAATGTAACACTTGCACAATGTCGTTCAACGCGAAACATCAGTTGCAAAACCACGAGAGAATGCACACCGGGGAGCGGCCGTACACATGCCAG GTATGTAATGTGGCATTTAGTTACAAAGTGAACCTTAATAACCATGTGTCTAAGGTTCATGGCATCAATCTTAAGTTCAAGTCAATTCACACTGTTACCGAGGACGTGTTACGACGAGAGATGGGCATGGTCAATGAGACGAGAGTTGCGATATCGCATATTATGCCGCAGTTGGGAGAAGTCCCCACACCAGCCGCTCATGAGACTGTACTATCCTTGTCCTGA
- the LOC113494983 gene encoding zinc finger protein 773-like isoform X2 yields MLDPIDTIDMKSCRICLTNNKPLCPLFRYKLSGNYAEMLTAIADVKVSSNDGLPEKICLKCCLTLEKAYLLKTVAERSDKKLRKILAKERESVPTKKIAFDSFTDIKSEIGPLTIKSEPKWEMEIEVPEGSKPVETMDGKDIVIANTVIRKVDPNAEEIKFDNSSDDVQLTWKTTKTSINAKQDPDIEYLDDNVFQDDDVYQDDDDDDYIPPVEKPKTKFKKPKLSDIKVFKGKTVVRTVKLVKKSKDSYDDDDTGRSRDENKTRSTTITCYPIMKNGSRGSPILLKRPKDATVLKVHTGYKSKVPGSSDGSKGLRRDKPVRMVRTAVSKQREKLVCPVCGILTYTLGNHIATHQEKKRYTCSQCPRSFAQKSNLLVHAKQHTGVKDHICEICGAGFYSQKSLVRHNLIHKGDRPFSCNLCTKRFIAMAGLRRHMAIHTGDKRFNCDFCYKKFTQSHHLQNHLLIHTGDRPYTCEVCNVAFSYKVNLNNHVSKVHGINLKFKSIHTVTEDVLRREMGMVNETRVAISHIMPQLGEVPTPAAHETVLSLS; encoded by the exons ATGCTAGACCCAATTGATACTATCGACATGAAATCATGTCGAATATGCTTGACAAACAACAAACCATTATGTCCCCTTTTCAGATATAAATTGTCTGGTAATTATGCTGAAATGCTTACAGCGATTGCCGACGTAAAG GTGTCATCAAATGATGGCTTGCCAGAAAAGATTTGCCTTAAATGCTGCCTTACTTTGGAAAAGGCATACCTACTTAAAACAGTGGCTGAAAG gTCAGATAAAAAGCTAAGAAAAATTTTGGCCAAGGAAAGAGAGAGTGTCCCAACCAAGAAAATCGCATTTGACTCTTTCACTGACATCAAAAGTGAAATTGGACCTCTGACAATAAAGTCTGAACCAAAATGGGAAATGGAAATAGAGGTACCAGAGGGAAGCAAGCCAGTTGAGACCATGGACGGAAAAGATATTGTCATTGCCAACACAGTCATAAGAAAAGTAGATCCAAATGCAGAAGagattaaatttgataataGTAGTGATGATGTTCAGCTTACATGGAAAACTACTAAGACTAGTATTAATGCCAAACAAGATCCAgat ATTGAATACCTAGACGACAATGTATTTCAAGATGATGATGTATATCaagacgatgatgatgatgactataTTCCACCAGTTGAAAAACCCAAGACTAAATTCAAAAAACCAAAACTGTCTGATATAAAAGTGTTTAAAGGAAAAACTGTTGTAAGAACAGTGAAATTGGTAAAGAAATCTAAGGATagttatgatgatgatgatacaggCAGGTCAAGggatgaaaacaaaacaagatcTACTACAATTACTTGCT ACCCTATAATGAAAAATGGTTCTAGAGGTTCACCTATACTTTTAAAGCGGCCAAAAGATGCAACTGTATTAAAGGTTCATACTGGATACAAAAGCAAAGTGCCTGGATCATCTGATGGTAGTAAAGGTTTACGTAGGGACAAGCCTGTGAGAATGGTGCGGACTGCTGTCAGTAAACAGAGAGAGAAACTTGTGTGCCCTGTGTGTGGCATTCTTACTTACACATTGGGCAATCATATAGCCACTCACCAAG AGAAAAAGAGATACACTTGTTCACAATGTCCAAGGTCCTTTGCTCAAAAGAGTAATTTACTAGTACATGCAAAGCAACACACAGGGGTCAAAGACCATATTTGTGAAATATGTGGTGCTGGCTTCTATAGTCAGAAATCTTTGGTTAG acataatttaattcataaaggAGACAGACCATTTTCCTGTAATTTGTGTACAAAGAGATTTATTGCt ATGGCAGGACTGCGCCGCCATATGGCGATCCATACTGGTGACAAAAGGTTCAACTGTGACTTCTGCTATAAAAAATTCACGCAAAGCCACCATCTGCAGAACCATTTGCTTATCCACACAGGCGATAGACCCTATACTTGCGAG GTATGTAATGTGGCATTTAGTTACAAAGTGAACCTTAATAACCATGTGTCTAAGGTTCATGGCATCAATCTTAAGTTCAAGTCAATTCACACTGTTACCGAGGACGTGTTACGACGAGAGATGGGCATGGTCAATGAGACGAGAGTTGCGATATCGCATATTATGCCGCAGTTGGGAGAAGTCCCCACACCAGCCGCTCATGAGACTGTACTATCCTTGTCCTGA